A part of Fibrobacter sp. UWH4 genomic DNA contains:
- a CDS encoding M48 family metallopeptidase, with the protein MKYVGLQTQIWRNNRNSILLLCLFPVIILVMVFAVILCLDFFGVLCPIVEGGCPEGHATYMKYGILHWPEVRHSFWEVLPYTLQIVGVWFIIAYCANTAIIRHATHAKPLERKDNLRVYNIVENLCIAGGIEMPQINIVEDNGLNAFASGIDIPSFTITLTTGLIDKLNDAELAAVVGHELTHIKNRDTRLMVVCIVFVGIFSTIQMVSMKLLSAMLRGPRNHSRNRRGGGSGGVIIIFALILVLIWSTIGYIFSWLTRLAISRSREYVADAGGAELCGDPWALASALQKISDYPGLDTVRRSDVAQLYIIHPDEEFDNDMKLKGIIAKANIMFCTHPDTPERIRLLKQF; encoded by the coding sequence ATGAAATACGTTGGACTCCAGACCCAGATTTGGCGGAACAACCGCAACAGCATCTTGCTGCTGTGCCTGTTCCCCGTTATTATCTTGGTGATGGTGTTTGCGGTCATTTTGTGTCTGGACTTTTTTGGCGTACTCTGCCCGATTGTCGAAGGCGGGTGCCCCGAAGGCCACGCCACATACATGAAGTACGGCATTCTGCACTGGCCCGAAGTGCGGCATAGTTTTTGGGAGGTGCTTCCCTACACTTTGCAGATTGTCGGCGTGTGGTTCATTATCGCCTATTGCGCGAATACCGCCATTATACGGCATGCGACGCATGCGAAACCCCTTGAGCGCAAGGATAACCTGCGCGTCTACAACATTGTCGAGAACCTCTGCATTGCAGGCGGAATCGAGATGCCGCAAATCAACATCGTCGAGGATAACGGCCTGAATGCGTTTGCGAGCGGAATTGACATTCCCTCGTTCACGATTACGCTTACGACCGGACTTATAGACAAATTAAACGATGCGGAACTCGCCGCCGTCGTGGGGCATGAACTCACGCATATCAAGAACCGCGACACGCGACTCATGGTGGTGTGCATCGTGTTCGTTGGAATCTTTTCGACCATTCAGATGGTATCGATGAAGCTACTTTCGGCAATGCTCCGCGGCCCCCGCAACCATTCCCGCAACAGACGCGGCGGTGGAAGCGGTGGCGTCATCATCATCTTTGCGTTGATTCTTGTTTTGATTTGGAGCACAATCGGCTACATTTTCAGCTGGCTCACGCGTCTAGCCATTTCGCGTTCGCGCGAGTACGTGGCCGATGCCGGCGGCGCCGAACTCTGTGGCGACCCGTGGGCGCTCGCTTCTGCCCTGCAGAAAATCTCGGATTACCCCGGCCTCGACACCGTGCGCCGTAGCGATGTGGCGCAACTCTACATCATCCACCCCGACGAAGAATTCGACAACGACATGAAACTCAAGGGCATCATCGCGAAGGCGAACATCATGTTCTGCACCCATCCCGATACACCTGAAAGGATTAGACTGTTGAAGCAGTTTTAG
- the uvrC gene encoding excinuclease ABC subunit UvrC: MISVNEHIQRRLTELPDRPGVYIMKNAQGKIIYIGKAKVLKNRVRSYFDGSEHNGHRAATLMLPFIRDIEWIITESEQEALILEANLIRKHTPKYNVLLKDDKHFPYLAFSVKEPFPRLTLSRSVKKDGRQYYGPYMGSRVIDKLIDLGARLFKLRECSMELPSKRPVRPCLNYHIGRCSAPCAGLISQEDYAKDVANARLMLEGKRDDLIDQWQREMEEASANLDFETAMKKRDAIQALQATGTHQKTDTSDPNLSLDVVTLRRNGDMAAAVILEYRKGVLMGRRHYRLECKLEDDETEIFRQMVLPWYMEAPLIPAEIATDIALPEDKEELEAALSKQAGRKVQFSVPQRGEKLGFLRLAGANADMILVEMRAEVQKYSEIDQSVFELQKVLGLKKTPFRIECVDISHLSGTNTVASLVAFKNGRPDKSNYRKFIIKTVEGVDDFASMREVMTRRIRRLENEGVPMPDLWVCDGGKGQVDATMQILKELGHDQDLPLIGLAKRLEEIVFPDDRKSIVLHRTSPALKLLQNARDEAHRFAITYQRSKRKKDLEVEWLKMPGVGHETRVKILSKYRSAEAFMAAPLEDIELLLGKVRGNNLREKVAEYCAEFIRPDYEKQDAASTADPDVGQ; the protein is encoded by the coding sequence ATGATTTCTGTAAATGAACATATACAGCGGCGGCTGACGGAATTGCCGGACCGGCCGGGCGTTTACATCATGAAGAACGCCCAGGGGAAAATCATTTACATCGGAAAGGCGAAAGTGCTCAAGAACCGCGTGCGCAGCTACTTCGACGGCAGCGAGCACAACGGGCACCGCGCGGCAACGCTCATGCTCCCCTTCATCCGGGACATCGAATGGATCATTACCGAAAGCGAGCAGGAGGCGCTGATCCTCGAAGCGAACCTGATCCGCAAGCACACGCCCAAGTACAACGTGCTCCTGAAAGACGACAAGCACTTTCCGTACCTCGCGTTCTCGGTCAAGGAACCCTTCCCGAGACTCACCCTTTCGCGTTCGGTCAAGAAGGACGGCCGCCAGTACTACGGCCCCTACATGGGCTCCCGAGTTATAGACAAACTAATAGACCTCGGGGCAAGGCTTTTCAAGTTGCGGGAATGTTCCATGGAACTGCCCTCGAAGCGCCCCGTACGCCCCTGCCTCAACTACCACATCGGCCGCTGCAGCGCCCCTTGCGCAGGACTCATCAGCCAGGAAGATTACGCCAAGGATGTCGCCAACGCGCGGCTCATGCTCGAAGGCAAGCGCGACGACCTGATCGATCAATGGCAGCGCGAAATGGAAGAGGCAAGCGCGAACCTGGACTTTGAAACCGCGATGAAAAAACGCGACGCCATCCAGGCGCTGCAGGCGACGGGCACGCACCAGAAAACCGATACCAGCGACCCGAACCTTTCCCTGGACGTGGTGACGCTACGGCGCAACGGCGACATGGCCGCGGCGGTGATTCTCGAGTACCGCAAGGGCGTGCTCATGGGCCGCAGGCATTACCGGCTGGAATGCAAGCTCGAAGACGACGAGACGGAAATCTTCAGGCAGATGGTGCTCCCGTGGTACATGGAGGCGCCCCTGATCCCGGCCGAAATCGCGACCGATATCGCGCTCCCCGAAGACAAGGAGGAACTCGAGGCGGCACTCAGCAAGCAGGCAGGGCGTAAGGTGCAGTTCTCGGTTCCCCAGCGCGGCGAAAAACTCGGCTTCTTGAGGCTTGCCGGCGCGAACGCCGACATGATCCTGGTGGAAATGCGCGCCGAGGTGCAGAAGTACAGCGAAATCGACCAGAGCGTTTTCGAGCTGCAGAAGGTTCTCGGATTAAAGAAGACTCCCTTCCGCATCGAGTGCGTGGACATTTCGCACCTGAGCGGCACGAATACCGTGGCAAGCCTCGTGGCGTTCAAGAACGGGCGCCCCGACAAAAGCAACTACCGCAAGTTTATCATCAAGACCGTCGAAGGCGTCGACGACTTCGCGAGCATGCGCGAAGTGATGACCCGCCGAATCCGCAGGCTCGAGAACGAAGGCGTGCCCATGCCCGACCTGTGGGTATGCGACGGCGGCAAGGGCCAGGTGGACGCCACGATGCAGATTCTGAAGGAGCTAGGCCACGATCAGGATCTGCCGCTGATCGGCCTCGCGAAGCGCCTCGAAGAAATCGTGTTCCCCGACGACCGCAAAAGCATCGTGCTGCACCGTACGAGCCCCGCGCTGAAGCTGTTGCAGAACGCCCGCGACGAGGCGCACCGATTCGCCATCACCTATCAACGCAGCAAGCGCAAGAAGGACCTCGAAGTCGAATGGCTCAAGATGCCTGGCGTCGGCCACGAAACCCGCGTGAAAATCCTCTCGAAGTACCGCAGCGCCGAAGCCTTCATGGCGGCACCCCTCGAAGACATCGAACTGCTGCTCGGCAAGGTCCGCGGCAACAACCTCCGCGAAAAAGTGGCAGAATACTGCGCCGAGTTTATAAGACCGGATTATGAAAAACAAGATGCCGCCAGCACCGCCGACCCCGACGTCGGACAGTAA
- a CDS encoding Rpn family recombination-promoting nuclease/putative transposase produces MMIRKPHDSFFRWLFAIAAHLHSLLKLAEKFNCEIAEFLKAVNLDTLVRIPDSYSEVDDTGEADLAFRVNVSTGAPLIVGVLLEHKSGRDSNVFEQIADYVHSVMRIYDKTRAYSGIPTMTIIIYNGPTNWNPLDKLEDGYPEFFRGRVLPFRCAFVNVADIPDSACFACDDIATGMGVIAMKYAFNEQKIKEILPKFADALRKLPHYEASCLLHKISVYLAEYLSEEAQKELDMAFVSVGQKYGFVSAGDVFRQRIADERKKADEERAKSEAEKLSTARGLLEDGVAMDMLVRRFNLTEEQIRGK; encoded by the coding sequence ATGATGATTCGTAAACCCCATGATTCCTTCTTTCGCTGGCTATTTGCCATAGCAGCCCATCTTCATTCATTGCTCAAACTTGCTGAAAAATTCAACTGCGAAATCGCCGAATTTCTCAAGGCGGTGAACCTCGATACGCTGGTGCGTATTCCCGACTCGTATTCGGAGGTGGATGATACTGGCGAGGCGGATCTCGCCTTCCGCGTGAACGTCTCCACGGGGGCGCCCCTGATTGTTGGCGTTTTGTTGGAACACAAGTCCGGACGCGATTCGAATGTCTTTGAACAGATTGCCGATTACGTGCATTCCGTTATGAGGATTTACGACAAGACGCGTGCGTACAGCGGAATCCCGACAATGACTATCATCATTTACAATGGCCCCACTAATTGGAACCCCCTCGATAAGCTCGAAGACGGGTATCCCGAATTCTTCCGCGGTAGGGTTCTGCCTTTCCGGTGTGCATTCGTGAATGTGGCAGACATTCCCGATAGCGCATGTTTCGCGTGCGACGATATCGCGACGGGGATGGGCGTTATCGCAATGAAATATGCATTCAACGAGCAGAAAATCAAGGAAATCTTACCGAAATTCGCAGACGCCCTGCGCAAGTTGCCGCACTACGAGGCCTCTTGCTTGCTACATAAAATTAGTGTATATTTGGCAGAGTACCTCAGCGAAGAGGCGCAAAAGGAGCTTGATATGGCATTCGTAAGCGTGGGACAGAAATACGGGTTCGTCAGTGCCGGCGATGTTTTCCGTCAGCGGATTGCCGATGAACGCAAGAAAGCAGATGAAGAGCGCGCGAAATCCGAAGCCGAGAAGCTGAGCACCGCCCGCGGGCTCCTGGAAGATGGCGTTGCGATGGATATGCTTGTACGCAGGTTCAACTTGACTGAAGAGCAGATCCGCGGGAAATAA
- a CDS encoding oligosaccharide flippase family protein — MQALRNIKIGVFISLVNILIQGVSVLVQNIIANNLGIVKFGSFGILQSDYTIFCAIADFGMATLILAFFGKRATQGQLFRNVLQLRLSMTAVAALAMAVFACTVRRGSDIFEGELILALGLLFQHAFFDWFFICGQFWKKLLLSKILHTVSYCTVMGVALCVFKFDTIPSIAGAMIVAALPAFGFGVGQAFSLKVLQVGQHTLRFFKLMFKAACPYALSSLASFAYLPVGLYTVAHFSTPEFLGAYNFSHKLVILASGLMVHFISSSLITLHQTDSRMLHLRDQATFTLFIVAVTTPFWLFPQYTLRIVFFAAPWTPDVLETSCHCLRILACSLILQATRMGMISTLLKEKRTWLYGAMITAGGLLNIAVCITGASRLPSAYLPALTLTGDLLLSLQLAAYFIRNRRIRW, encoded by the coding sequence TTGCAAGCGCTCAGGAACATTAAAATCGGTGTTTTCATTTCTCTGGTCAACATCCTCATCCAGGGGGTGTCCGTCCTTGTACAGAATATTATCGCCAATAATCTCGGAATTGTCAAATTCGGATCGTTCGGAATTTTACAGAGCGACTACACCATCTTCTGCGCCATCGCCGATTTCGGCATGGCGACGCTGATTCTCGCCTTTTTCGGGAAACGCGCCACCCAGGGGCAGCTCTTCAGAAACGTCCTGCAGCTCAGGCTCTCCATGACCGCCGTTGCCGCACTGGCGATGGCAGTTTTCGCGTGCACCGTCCGCAGGGGCAGCGACATCTTCGAGGGGGAACTGATCCTTGCGCTCGGGCTCCTGTTCCAGCACGCTTTCTTCGACTGGTTCTTCATCTGCGGCCAGTTCTGGAAAAAGCTCCTGCTCTCCAAAATACTCCATACGGTTTCGTACTGCACCGTCATGGGTGTCGCCCTGTGCGTCTTCAAGTTCGACACCATCCCCTCCATCGCGGGCGCCATGATCGTCGCGGCGCTCCCCGCGTTCGGTTTCGGTGTCGGCCAGGCCTTCAGCCTGAAGGTACTGCAGGTGGGCCAGCACACCTTGCGGTTCTTCAAGCTCATGTTCAAGGCGGCGTGCCCCTACGCGCTGTCGAGCCTCGCGAGCTTCGCCTACCTGCCCGTGGGCCTCTACACGGTCGCCCACTTCTCCACCCCCGAATTCCTGGGCGCCTACAACTTCTCGCACAAGCTGGTCATTCTCGCCTCGGGACTCATGGTACACTTCATCTCGTCGAGCCTGATCACGCTGCACCAGACCGACAGCCGCATGCTCCACCTGCGCGACCAGGCCACCTTCACGCTGTTCATCGTCGCGGTAACGACCCCCTTCTGGCTTTTCCCGCAGTACACGCTCCGCATCGTCTTCTTTGCGGCGCCCTGGACTCCCGACGTCCTCGAGACCAGCTGTCACTGCCTGCGAATCCTCGCCTGTTCGCTTATCCTGCAGGCCACCCGCATGGGCATGATTTCGACACTTCTAAAGGAAAAACGCACCTGGCTCTACGGCGCCATGATTACCGCAGGCGGGCTCCTGAACATCGCCGTCTGCATCACCGGGGCAAGCAGGCTCCCGTCCGCCTATCTCCCGGCGCTAACGCTCACCGGCGACCTGTTGCTCAGCCTGCAGCTCGCCGCTTACTTTATCCGAAACAGGCGTATCCGCTGGTAA
- a CDS encoding NADH-quinone oxidoreductase subunit A, whose amino-acid sequence MTNVEIFDTTFAITILVVLALVVPTALLVANWFLHPGKIKGTSIKGTSYECGVAHVSGTSGERYPVKYYMVAMLFLVFDLEVAFLYPWTVQFLKGGWDLLFVLLGFLVILEAGYIYLVKKGILNWTRIQD is encoded by the coding sequence ATGACGAACGTTGAGATTTTCGATACTACCTTTGCCATTACCATTCTCGTGGTTCTGGCTCTTGTCGTGCCTACGGCTCTGTTGGTCGCAAACTGGTTCTTGCATCCGGGTAAAATCAAGGGAACTTCCATCAAGGGAACTTCCTACGAATGTGGCGTGGCCCATGTGTCCGGCACCTCGGGTGAACGTTATCCCGTCAAGTATTACATGGTCGCCATGCTGTTCCTGGTCTTCGACCTCGAAGTGGCGTTCCTCTACCCCTGGACCGTCCAGTTCCTGAAGGGCGGCTGGGACCTGCTGTTCGTGTTGCTCGGCTTCCTGGTTATTCTCGAAGCGGGCTACATTTACCTGGTCAAGAAGGGCATCCTTAACTGGACCCGCATCCAAGACTAG
- the clpX gene encoding ATP-dependent Clp protease ATP-binding subunit ClpX, protein MYRSGKNHPTVTCSFCGKPAERVEKMITGAGVQICSDCITMCNRIIEEDRARARQESAAAEVSSKPLPLPTEIKAHLDEYVIGQDQAKTALSVAVYNHYKRLRYKQAHPDAQEVEKSNLLLVGPTGSGKTLLAQTMARFLDVPFTIADATVLTEAGYVGEDVDSIIVRLLQAADYDVARAERGIIFIDEIDKIARKTANPSITRDVSGEGVQQGLLKLLEGTVAAVPPKGGRKHPEQPLVQVNTKNILFICGGAFETLDKIISRRVNTGGMGFGADIRSAEENSLSELFKMLEPDDLIQFGLIPEIVGRLPVAVALEELDEAALLNILTQPKNALVKQYKSLFEMDGIELKFEDDALKEIVRETMVRKTGARGLRSVMEKTLQRAMFEMPGSGNKEFVVTAEIVKNGLKAPDKKSADKTLALEVAGDAAKGASGDAGESLPRRGRKKAS, encoded by the coding sequence ATGTATCGTAGCGGGAAGAATCACCCGACGGTGACTTGCAGCTTTTGCGGCAAGCCCGCCGAACGCGTCGAGAAGATGATTACGGGTGCAGGCGTGCAGATCTGCAGCGACTGCATTACCATGTGTAACCGCATTATCGAGGAAGACCGTGCCCGTGCAAGGCAGGAATCTGCCGCTGCCGAGGTGTCTTCGAAACCGCTTCCGCTCCCGACCGAAATCAAGGCGCACCTGGACGAATATGTAATCGGCCAGGACCAGGCGAAGACCGCCCTTTCCGTGGCAGTGTACAACCACTACAAGCGCCTGCGTTACAAACAAGCTCACCCCGACGCGCAGGAAGTCGAGAAGTCGAACCTGCTCCTGGTGGGGCCTACCGGTTCGGGCAAGACGCTCCTGGCGCAGACCATGGCGCGCTTCTTGGATGTTCCCTTTACCATTGCCGACGCGACCGTGCTGACCGAGGCCGGTTACGTGGGCGAAGACGTGGACAGCATCATCGTGCGCCTGTTGCAGGCCGCCGACTATGACGTGGCCCGCGCCGAACGCGGCATTATCTTCATCGACGAAATCGACAAGATTGCGCGTAAGACGGCGAACCCCTCCATTACTCGCGACGTGAGTGGCGAAGGCGTGCAGCAGGGACTTCTGAAGCTCCTGGAAGGTACCGTCGCAGCCGTTCCTCCGAAGGGTGGCCGTAAGCATCCGGAACAGCCGCTGGTGCAGGTGAATACCAAGAACATTCTCTTCATTTGCGGTGGCGCCTTCGAGACGCTCGACAAGATTATTTCCCGCCGCGTGAATACAGGCGGCATGGGTTTCGGTGCCGATATCCGCAGCGCCGAGGAAAACTCGCTCAGCGAACTTTTCAAGATGCTCGAGCCCGATGACCTGATCCAGTTCGGCCTGATTCCCGAAATCGTGGGCCGCTTGCCGGTCGCAGTCGCCCTCGAGGAACTCGACGAGGCCGCGCTCCTGAATATTCTGACCCAGCCGAAGAACGCGCTCGTGAAGCAGTACAAGAGCCTGTTCGAGATGGACGGTATCGAGCTCAAGTTCGAAGACGACGCCCTCAAGGAAATCGTCCGCGAGACGATGGTCCGCAAGACGGGTGCCCGCGGACTCCGCTCCGTGATGGAAAAGACCTTGCAGCGTGCGATGTTCGAGATGCCGGGATCCGGCAACAAGGAATTCGTGGTGACCGCCGAAATCGTGAAGAACGGTCTCAAGGCTCCCGACAAGAAGTCCGCCGACAAGACGCTCGCACTTGAAGTTGCCGGGGATGCCGCCAAGGGTGCATCCGGCGATGCCGGCGAGTCGTTGCCCCGCAGGGGCCGCAAGAAGGCTTCGTAG
- a CDS encoding FISUMP domain-containing protein, translating to MKKITTFLGCVGVVCLISGCSSNDDLEKIVHPNQPTAEVASSSNSNSPSSSATAAPGKSSNSGNASNPASSENSPIEATIDTVHKEVVITSSPSDYPDPYFSSGIFCWTEECEKQWAGVSSASAPKSSSSITIDIGMSVEAPVYPTVTETQMIDARDQSVYNLVRIGGVHWMNENLKYKPSSGVYCDHNGEDVCATYGGFYTYSRAQAVCPAGWRLPTQAEAEAANLEKGHDWWTIGGRFKLTSSGESDGYGLDGEQGYLWLAAGTENNAWRVEDYSDKQIEEATSATDRAFNVRCVEGE from the coding sequence ATGAAAAAGATCACTACATTTTTGGGATGTGTGGGTGTGGTGTGCTTGATTTCGGGTTGTTCGTCGAACGACGATTTGGAGAAAATCGTTCATCCAAACCAACCCACCGCCGAAGTGGCATCTTCCAGCAACTCAAATTCCCCCAGTTCCTCCGCGACTGCGGCTCCCGGCAAATCTTCCAATTCCGGCAACGCCAGCAACCCCGCATCGTCCGAAAACTCGCCGATTGAAGCTACTATTGATACCGTCCATAAAGAAGTCGTTATCACGTCCTCTCCTAGCGACTACCCCGATCCTTATTTCAGCAGCGGAATTTTCTGCTGGACCGAAGAATGCGAAAAGCAATGGGCGGGCGTATCCTCCGCCTCTGCCCCCAAGTCGTCTTCCTCGATAACCATCGACATCGGCATGTCCGTCGAGGCGCCGGTGTACCCGACCGTAACCGAGACACAGATGATCGACGCGCGTGACCAGAGCGTCTACAACCTGGTCCGCATCGGCGGCGTCCATTGGATGAACGAAAACCTCAAGTACAAACCGAGCAGCGGCGTGTACTGCGATCACAACGGCGAAGACGTCTGCGCAACTTACGGCGGATTCTACACATACAGCAGGGCCCAAGCGGTCTGTCCCGCAGGTTGGAGACTCCCGACCCAGGCCGAAGCCGAAGCTGCAAACCTGGAAAAAGGTCACGACTGGTGGACTATCGGCGGAAGATTCAAGCTCACCTCCAGCGGGGAATCCGATGGATACGGCCTGGATGGCGAACAGGGATACCTTTGGCTCGCAGCAGGTACCGAAAACAACGCCTGGCGCGTCGAGGACTACTCCGACAAGCAGATCGAAGAAGCTACTTCCGCAACTGACCGCGCCTTTAATGTCCGCTGCGTCGAAGGCGAATAG
- a CDS encoding LemA family protein has translation MTVGLVVSIVAVVFVAWFIMMYNGLVKLRNNRENAFANIDVQLKQRYDLVPQLVNTVKGYAGHEKETLEKVTAARAAAMSATTVDEKVAADKALSGALAGLRISLEAYPELKANQNFLQLQNELADIENKLSAARRFFNSTTRELNNACEVFPSNIVAGMFGFKRASMYEATESREDLNKAPEVKF, from the coding sequence ATGACAGTCGGATTAGTTGTCTCCATCGTGGCGGTCGTCTTTGTCGCCTGGTTTATCATGATGTACAACGGACTCGTGAAGCTGCGCAACAACCGCGAGAACGCATTCGCGAATATCGACGTGCAGCTCAAGCAGCGCTATGACCTGGTGCCGCAGCTGGTGAACACCGTCAAGGGCTATGCGGGGCACGAAAAGGAAACCTTGGAGAAGGTGACCGCCGCCCGTGCCGCCGCCATGAGCGCGACGACTGTCGACGAAAAGGTTGCCGCCGACAAGGCGCTGTCCGGTGCGCTTGCGGGGCTCCGTATTTCGCTCGAGGCCTACCCTGAGCTCAAGGCGAACCAGAACTTCCTGCAGTTGCAGAACGAACTCGCCGATATTGAGAACAAACTCTCTGCCGCCCGCCGCTTCTTCAATTCTACCACTCGCGAATTGAACAACGCCTGCGAAGTATTCCCGAGCAACATTGTTGCTGGCATGTTCGGCTTCAAGCGTGCCTCCATGTACGAGGCCACCGAAAGCCGCGAAGACCTGAACAAGGCTCCCGAGGTGAAGTTTTAG
- the tig gene encoding trigger factor, whose amino-acid sequence MSVEIKETSATVRTLEITIPQADLTAPFEKKLNQYKKQVTMKGFRQGMVPKAMVLKQFGGAIRQEAVDEVVNKLVQEALKNANIIPVGQMKVVDFKDDKENDIALKVEVEMDPEIDIKGYADTGITVPETAVHEEEVKEEYDRLIQMWSKDEHVDRAAKKGDVVVGNYLEVVIDGEKQELPENKEFRSLLGQSASPGFDEGLTGASAGETKEINFKYPDDHKDERYRGKTAQFKVEVTDVREIVPPTMDEEFCKQIGVKDVEELKQNLAEGLASQKQDSAKNKAINEALDKIIEANPFEVPKSRVYDLIKWTLNRNAQSEQDVVEPTEEQLNGLTPEAIREIKKHRILDFIATKEKIRPNQAAVDARLQEMAKAYHVDFETLKGHFRQSGRINQLRDELRVQMAADFIVGIRPAAEENK is encoded by the coding sequence ATGAGCGTAGAAATCAAAGAAACAAGCGCAACCGTGCGCACCCTCGAAATCACCATCCCGCAGGCGGACCTCACTGCCCCCTTCGAAAAGAAGCTGAACCAGTACAAGAAGCAGGTCACCATGAAGGGTTTCCGTCAGGGCATGGTGCCGAAGGCAATGGTCCTCAAGCAGTTTGGCGGTGCCATCCGTCAGGAAGCCGTGGATGAAGTCGTGAACAAGCTCGTTCAGGAAGCGCTCAAGAACGCCAACATCATTCCGGTGGGCCAGATGAAGGTCGTGGATTTCAAGGATGACAAGGAAAACGACATCGCACTTAAGGTCGAAGTCGAAATGGATCCGGAAATCGACATCAAGGGTTATGCCGACACGGGTATCACCGTTCCGGAAACCGCCGTCCACGAAGAAGAAGTCAAGGAAGAATACGACCGCCTGATCCAGATGTGGAGCAAGGACGAACATGTGGACCGTGCCGCCAAGAAGGGCGACGTGGTCGTGGGTAACTACCTCGAAGTGGTGATCGACGGTGAAAAGCAGGAACTTCCGGAAAACAAGGAATTCCGCAGCCTGCTCGGCCAGTCCGCTTCTCCGGGATTCGACGAAGGCCTCACCGGTGCATCTGCCGGCGAAACCAAGGAAATCAACTTCAAGTACCCGGATGACCACAAGGACGAACGCTACCGCGGCAAGACCGCCCAGTTCAAGGTGGAAGTGACCGACGTGCGTGAAATCGTTCCGCCGACCATGGACGAAGAATTCTGCAAGCAGATTGGCGTGAAGGACGTCGAAGAACTCAAGCAGAACCTCGCCGAAGGTCTCGCAAGCCAGAAGCAGGACTCCGCGAAGAACAAGGCCATCAACGAAGCCCTCGACAAGATTATCGAAGCCAACCCGTTCGAAGTGCCGAAGTCCCGCGTTTACGACCTCATCAAGTGGACGCTGAACCGTAACGCCCAGAGCGAACAGGACGTGGTGGAACCGACCGAAGAACAGCTGAACGGTCTCACTCCGGAAGCTATCCGCGAAATCAAGAAGCACCGCATTCTCGACTTTATTGCAACAAAGGAAAAGATTCGTCCGAACCAGGCTGCCGTTGACGCCCGCCTGCAGGAAATGGCGAAGGCCTACCATGTGGATTTCGAAACACTGAAGGGCCACTTCCGCCAGTCCGGCCGCATCAACCAGCTGCGTGACGAACTGCGCGTCCAGATGGCTGCCGACTTTATCGTCGGTATCCGCCCGGCCGCCGAAGAAAACAAGTAA
- a CDS encoding ATP-dependent Clp protease proteolytic subunit, whose protein sequence is MIIPTVIETTGRGERAYDIYSRLLKERIIFLGTPINDEVANNVMAQLIFLEYENPEKDITLYINSPGGYVSAGLAIYDTMQHVRPNIATICIGSCASMAAVLLAAGTKGKRYALPHSRIMLHQPSGAATGQSTDIQITAKEIVRTKETLTEIVAKHTGKSIDEVREKTDRDFYMGPEEAKAFGVIDEIFVPRKEGI, encoded by the coding sequence ATGATCATCCCTACCGTCATAGAGACCACCGGACGCGGTGAACGCGCCTACGATATCTACTCCCGTCTCCTCAAGGAACGCATCATCTTTCTGGGCACGCCGATCAACGACGAAGTGGCGAACAACGTCATGGCCCAGCTGATTTTCCTTGAGTACGAGAATCCGGAAAAGGATATCACGCTGTACATCAACAGCCCGGGTGGTTACGTGTCGGCAGGGCTTGCCATTTACGATACCATGCAGCACGTGCGCCCGAATATCGCGACCATCTGCATCGGCAGTTGCGCCTCGATGGCCGCCGTGCTCCTTGCCGCGGGAACCAAGGGCAAGCGTTACGCCTTGCCGCATTCCCGCATCATGCTTCACCAGCCGTCCGGTGCCGCCACCGGTCAGTCTACGGATATCCAGATTACCGCGAAGGAAATCGTGCGTACCAAGGAGACCCTGACCGAGATCGTCGCGAAGCACACGGGCAAGTCGATTGACGAAGTCCGCGAAAAGACGGACCGCGATTTCTACATGGGCCCCGAAGAAGCCAAGGCTTTCGGTGTCATCGACGAAATCTTTGTTCCGCGTAAAGAGGGAATTTAA